CACCGCCGGGTACATAGCGGACGCCGTAACGACCGTCAGCAGGAGCTATCTGTGGGAGGAATGGGGGTTCTTCAAGCACTTCGAGGGCAAAGTTACGCATGTCTTCAACGGTATAGACTGCTCCTTCTGGAACGAGGAGCTCATGGAGACGAAAGACCTCCCCAGGGAGGAGCGGCGGAAGCTCGTGCTGGAGCGCTTTGGCCTGAGCGATGGGAAGGCCTTCATGTTCATAGGGCGCTTTGACAAGGCCCAGAAGGGAGTTGACACCCTCCTAAGGGCTATAGAGGTTCTCTCTGCGGATCCGGCCTTCAAGGAGATGAGGTTCGTCATAATCGGTAAGGGTCACCCGGAGCTTGAGGCCTGGGCCAGAGCCGTTCAAAACCGCTTCCCCGAGAACGTCAGGGTGATTACCGAACTCCTCAGCAGGGAGACCGTTAGGGAGCTCTACGGTTCGGTGGACTTCGTGATAATCCCCTCGTACTTCGAGCCCTTCGGGCTGGTGCAGCTTGAGGCCATGTGCCTCGGGGCGATACCCATAGGCAGTTCGGTCGGGGGGATAAAGGACACCATAATAGACCTTAACTCCGATCCGGAGAACGCCACGGGACTGCTCGTTCCCCCGAGGGACGCTTTCGCGTTGGCGAGGGCCATGGTGTTCGCCAAGGAACTGGATGATTCGACCCTGAGAAAGCTCAGGGAGAACGGGAAGAAGAGGGCGAGGAAAGACTTCACGTGGGAGAACGCCTGCAGGAGGTACGTGAGGGTTTACGAGGGGGCCGTTGACAAGGCCGTTCCGTTCCTCCACTAGCGCCAGCCGTACTCGGCCAGGAATTTCTTTTTCAGCCTTTTTATCGTTCCAGAGACGCCGAGGGTTATGAAGACAGCCCTTGAGCCGTTTATATGGGTGACCAGTGTCAGGGCAAAGCGGAGCTCCTCCACGTGCTTCCTGTCGACCCTAACGATTCCGGTCTGACTCTTTTCGTCGAACTTTATGAACCAGGGCTTTGCCCTCGCCGAGCCGAGGGTCCCCAGCGTTGAGAGGCTCGCCTCCCATATGGCCCTCTTTATTTCGTCCTTCTTAAACTGCCTCTCTCCGATTACCTGAAAGGCTATGTAGCGGTGCTTGTCCCTCAACGTTGGTGGCAGGTATTTCGGCCTCTCCCTCATAGGCATCTGCACAACTTTGCCCGCCAACCTTTTTAAGCCCTCCCCCGCGTTTAGGGTTAGCGAGGTGAGTCGATGGTTCGGGAGACGCCTTACTTTTCCTACGCCGTGGGAGAGCTTCCCCGGGGCTGCCAGCTCTGCGTTAGGGGTGAGAAGCTTGTCCTCTTCACAACCGGGGCATGCCCGAGGGACTGCTTCTACTGCCCGCTGAGCGAGACGCGGAGGGGGGACGTTGTCTACGCCAACGAGAGACCGGTGAGAAGCCTTGATGACGTCAGTGAGGAAGCCCTCCTGATGGAGGCGAAGGGTGCCGGCGTTACCGGCGGCGACCCGCTGGCGAGGCTCGACAGGACGGTTGAGTATATCCGCTCCCTGAAGGAGGCCTTTGGCGAGGACTTTCACGTCCACCTCTACACCACCGGCGCCCTGGCGACCAAAAAGAACCTCGAAAAGCTCTACGATGCCGGTCTGGATGAGATACGCTTCCACCCCGACCTGTTCAACCCGAACTCGAAGCTCTTCAAAGTCGAAATCGAGAACATAAAGAACGCCTTCGACTTCGACTGGGACGTGGGCGGCGAGATCCCCTCGGTTCCAGGGCAGTTCGAGAGGATGAGGTGGTACGCGGAGTTCCTCGACAACCTCGGGGCGAAGTTCCTCAACGTGAACGAGCTTGAGTTCAGCGAGACAAACCTGAGGGCCATTCTCGACAGGGGGTACAGGCCGATAAGCGACGAGAGCGCCGCAATAAAGGGCTCCCTTGAGCTGGGGCTGAAACTCCTTGAATGGGGCGAGGAGAACACATCGCTGAGCTACCACCTGTGCACTGCCAGGCTGAAGGATGCGGTCCAGCTCAAGAACAGGCTGAGGAGGATGGCCAAAAACGTGGCCAAGCCATACATGGAGATCACCGAGGACGGGACTCTCCGCTTTGGAATAGCTGAGTACGAGGATTTAGACGAGCTCTACACCCTCCTCGTGGAGGAGGCCGAGGTTCCCGAGGAGTGGCTGTACGTCAACAGGGCGAAGGGCAGGATAGAGATGCCGGAGGAAGTCGCGGTCGAGCTGGCGGAGGCGATAGAGGGCGACGTTAGGTTCTTCATCGTCGAGGAGTACCCGACCTTTGACAGGCTTGAGGTCGAGAGGATTCCACTACCTTGAATTCTACCCCATTTTCCATAGGTTACCGGTTCTGGGGGCGTAAGTAACTTACGGGGGCATAAGTCAATCGAGGAGGACAATCTTTGTCAGGGGATCCATCAGCTGGTAGGTTCCATTCTTTTCCATGATCCACCCCATTTTCCTCAGGTTTTTGAGAAGTTCGTAGAGCCTCGGCTCAGGGGTTCTCACACCCTTGACTTCCAGATAGTCCCTCAGGAGGCTCCACCTGTTGTAGCCCAGCGCAATTCCCCGGAGTATCTCAACGTAGCGGGGAGTTCTCCTTTCGAGTTCCCTTAGCTCCCCCAGGATTAACCCCCGGGCCGTTTCGAGGGTTCTATCAAGGGCCCTTTCAAAGTTCCCGCTCCTTAAGTATTCAACGCCGAAGAGCACAAGCCAGCCAGGTATGCCGTCCAGCGTCTCAACGGCGTGCTCTATGGCCTCTTCCGGGACGTCAGTACCCGCCTCCTTAAACCCCGCCTTCAGGAATTCCCTTGACACCTCTAGCTCGAAGGGTTCGATGTAAACCTCTCCCGCTGCTCTTCCGTAGAGCGGGCTGTTGTAATCACCAATCCCAAGGAAGTCGTGGAGAAGGCCGACCTCGGAGCCCGTGAGAATAATCCTGAGGTTCGGAAGGCTATCGTATGCATGGGCAAGGAGGGCTAGGAGCTCTTTTCCACCCCTGGAGCCGTAAAAACGGAGGTACTGGGCCTCATCAAATGCTATAACAAGCCCCCCGGTCTTCTCACCGATTTCGTTGAGTTCCCTAAAAATGTCCCTCAGCGAGGCATCCCGGGGTTCCACTCTGAGGAACTTCAGGTTAAGGGAGACCTTAAACCTTGAGATTATCCTCTGTAAGAGGCTTCCCTTCGACTGAAGCTCCCTGATGAGGTCCTCCTTGGTGATGTGGCCGCTCTCGGCGTAGAGTTCCCTGCAGTCAATCAGTATTCCGGGGTTCTCGTTTAGGTACGCCCTGAGAATCGAGCTTTTGCCAACCCTTCTGATGCCAAGGAGGAGGCTCAGCGGATACGTCTCAACGCTTTTTTCAAGCTCTTTAAATTCCCTCTCCCTGTCAAAGATATCCTCTCTCCTTTGCTTGGGTCTTAGGTCGAACAGCACTTACGCCACCGTAAGTAACTTACGGGGGCATAAGTTATAAGGGTTTCGAAAAAATTATTTGCCTTTGGGGATATTAACGGCCATGCGGGTCTTCATCAGGGATTACCTCATCCCTTGGCTGTTGGTTATCATCTTCTGGGTTGCCATCTGGGTTTTTGTTCCTGGGAAGGAGAAAAACCTCTCGCTTCCGAACGTCCTTTCGGTTTTCGTTCTACTGCCTATATTTCTCCTCATAGCCCTGTATTTCGTTGGAAGAACCCTTGAGAACTACGGCTACTCGAGAAGGGACGTTAGAAGACTCCCGGAGATGATCGAGAGAACCCACGGCAGGCTCTACCTCTCCAGGGAGATTTTTGATACCATCGCAAATGCACTTATTTTCTGGGGACTGTTTTCTTCGGCCGTTTTGCTGACAGGGAACCCCCTGTGGGGAGTTGTCAACGCCGTCGCGATGTTCGCGCTGATATTTTCGTTTTTCGTTCTGCTGGTCTCGATGATAATCTGGGTGGTGGTATTTCCGCACTCCCTCTACCGGATTTTCACAGGTAAAGAACCGCACAGGGGTCTCCTAGATTTTGTCGTCGAGTACAACCTCGTTCTCACTGTACTTCTCATTGCAGTCAGGCTCATCGCGCTTCACGTTGGCGATGTTTCGGCCCCCCACTACATCATGGAGCTAATCGCCTTCGGAAGAAACGACCGCGTTGTGAATGCTCTTTTCGAGCTTTCGGCGCTGAACTTCCTCTTTGGGCTGGTCGGCTTTTACGGGCCAAGGAGAATCGGAAATGCGACGGCCTTAATCCTGGCTCTTATCGTCTCCTGCCAGCTGTGGGTTGCCTGGGGTTTGCTGTTTGGTTGAGGGAAAGCGTTAATTACGCCAAGCACTATTCACGGACATGGATGGAGGTAGAAAATATGCTCCAAAGAGAGCTGGCAATCTTCACGTGCTTATGATGGCCTTTGGAACAATGAGCGAAGAGGAAGTCGAGAGGCTTAAGAAGGAGCTCAAGGAAGTCGAAGACTGGATAAACTCTTGGGCACCCACTCAATTGGAGAATTCAAGAGAAGACGAAGAATGAAATTTTGGAAAAGTGAGAAGGCTCAAACCCTCTCAATCCCTATCTTCGCCTGAACTTCGGGCCACTCGACGACGTAGCCTTTTGCTTCTCCAAAGACTACCTCGGTCGCCCTCGCCTCCTTCATGATGTAGTCGAGGTTCTCCTGGAGGAGCTCGCGGTTCTCGTCGGTGGTCTCTATGGTGACGACTATTCTGTCGTTGACGTCGAGGTCGAGCCTCTTGCGCATCTCCTGTATCCTGCGGACGAACTCCCTGGCGAGTCCCTCCGCGAGGAGCTCCCTCGTGAGTGTCTTGTCCACGAAGACCCTTCCGCCCTCAAAGTCCTCTGCAACGAAGAAGTCCGGCAGCTTCTCCTCTATGCTCAGGTGCTCCCTGGTAAGGTGGAAGGTCTTGCCCTCGATTTCAACGTCCATCTCTCCAGCCTCGTAGAGCTCCCTTCCGTTCTCGTTTATCCACGCTATGACGAGCTTTGCATCTCCCTTGAACTCCGGCCCGACCTTGGCGAAGTTGGGCTTTATGATAAGCTCGCGCTCGACCCTGCCAACGACGACCTCTTTGGCGTTGAGCTGGTCCTTAAGGAGCCTGTTGAGCCTCTCGACGGCCTTCGCAACGGTTTCGTCCTCCGTCTCTATGATTATCCTCCTGACCGGGTAGCGGAGCTTTATCTTCGCCCTCTGCCTCGCTGAAGAGCCGGCCTCGACGATCCTCCTGACGTACTCCATCTCCCTCTCAAGCTCCTCGTCCCTCGCCCCTTCCTCGGCCTCCGGCCAGTCGAGCATGTGGACGCTCTCCACACCGACGAAGGGCCTGAGCATGTTCTGGTATATCTCCTCCGCTATGTAGGGCGTAAACGGCGCCATGAGCCTGAGTAGCACATCGAAGACCTTCCAGACGGTGTAGTATGCCGCCAGCTTGTCGGGGTCGTTGCCCTCGACCCACATGCGCTTCCTGATGAGCCTCACGTACCACCTGCTGAGATCCTCAACGACAAAGTGGTATATCGCCCTGGTGGCTCTCGTGAGCCTGAAGGTCTCCACGCCCTCAGTGACGTCGCCTATCAGGCCGTTGACCCTGCTGAGTATCCAGCGGTCTTCTTCTCTGAAGGGAATCTCCTCCGGGTTGAGCTTGGTCGGATCGAAGCTGTCGAGGCTCATGTAGGTGGCACTGAGAACGTAGACGTTCCAGAGTATGTTGAGCATGCGCTTGACCTGTGCCAGTCCCTTCCAGCTGAAGCGGAGGTTCTCCCACGGGTTGGTGGCCCAGAGCATGTAGAACCTGAAGGGGTCTCTGCCCTCCTTCTGGACGACCTCCTCCGGGCGGATGATGTTGCCGAGGCTCTTGCTCATCTTGTCGCCCTTTTCATCGAGGACGTAGCCGTGCATGGCGACCTTTCTATAGGGAACGGTGTCAAAGGCTATAACGCTTGCAGCCTGCTGGGAGTAGAACCACTTGGTTACCTGGTCTTCACCCTCGACGATGAAGTCAGCCGGCCAGAGCTTCTCGAAAAGCTCCTTGTTCCTCGGGTAGTCCAGCGAAGCCCAGCTCGCTATTCCGCTGTCGAACCACACATCAACGACGTCCTTGACGCGGCGCATCTCCTTGCCGTTGACCTTTATTATGAAGGCATCCACGTAGGGCCTGTGCAGGTCCTCCGGGCCGAGCTTCTCCTCTATGGCCTTGAGCTTCTCCTCGTAGCTCTCCGGGAGCTCTATTCTCTCGCCGTTAACCTCTATCGCGACGCTGAGCTCCACCAGCTCCTTGAACGAGCCGACGACGTATATCTCGCCGTCCTCGGCCTGCCATATCGGGAGCGGGATTCCCCAGTAGCGCTGCCTGCTTATGACCCAGTCGCCGCTGTTCATGACGCCGTTGTCGTAGCGCACTTTGACCCAGTCCGGGTACCAGGTGACCTTCTCGTCGTTCTCCTTGATTATCTTGTCCTTGACCTTGCTGACCTTGAGGAACCACTGGTCTGTGGCTCTAAATATGAGCGGGGTCTTACAGCGCCAGCAGTGCGGGTACTTGTGCTCTATAGTCCCGGCCTTCACGAGGTAGTCCTTGGCTCTGAGGTGCTCTATTATCTCCTTGTCGGCGTCCTTGACGTAGGTTCCCTTCCAGTAGCCCTCGGTGTAGCGTCCCTCGTCGTCAACCGGGCTGTAAACCGGCAGACCGTACTGCCTTCCGACCTCGTA
This window of the Thermococcus sp. genome carries:
- a CDS encoding glycogen synthase, which gives rise to MKILVIGFEYLPVKVGGLAEAITSIAEGLSELGNEVVVFTPDHGKSLGEVVGSFRVSAFGGEVSITVRKREQNGVVVYSLGGGLLSEPDVYGSNWEGLLRKTVLFGKASVGLMNELIDAFTPDVIHAHDWHTVFALGLLKKYFGIRSVFTVHRLNKAKIPGHYFHDANLGELAPYPDIDPEHTAGYIADAVTTVSRSYLWEEWGFFKHFEGKVTHVFNGIDCSFWNEELMETKDLPREERRKLVLERFGLSDGKAFMFIGRFDKAQKGVDTLLRAIEVLSADPAFKEMRFVIIGKGHPELEAWARAVQNRFPENVRVITELLSRETVRELYGSVDFVIIPSYFEPFGLVQLEAMCLGAIPIGSSVGGIKDTIIDLNSDPENATGLLVPPRDAFALARAMVFAKELDDSTLRKLRENGKKRARKDFTWENACRRYVRVYEGAVDKAVPFLH
- a CDS encoding ribonuclease P protein component 2, which encodes MRERPKYLPPTLRDKHRYIAFQVIGERQFKKDEIKRAIWEASLSTLGTLGSARAKPWFIKFDEKSQTGIVRVDRKHVEELRFALTLVTHINGSRAVFITLGVSGTIKRLKKKFLAEYGWR
- a CDS encoding radical SAM protein, producing MVRETPYFSYAVGELPRGCQLCVRGEKLVLFTTGACPRDCFYCPLSETRRGDVVYANERPVRSLDDVSEEALLMEAKGAGVTGGDPLARLDRTVEYIRSLKEAFGEDFHVHLYTTGALATKKNLEKLYDAGLDEIRFHPDLFNPNSKLFKVEIENIKNAFDFDWDVGGEIPSVPGQFERMRWYAEFLDNLGAKFLNVNELEFSETNLRAILDRGYRPISDESAAIKGSLELGLKLLEWGEENTSLSYHLCTARLKDAVQLKNRLRRMAKNVAKPYMEITEDGTLRFGIAEYEDLDELYTLLVEEAEVPEEWLYVNRAKGRIEMPEEVAVELAEAIEGDVRFFIVEEYPTFDRLEVERIPLP
- a CDS encoding ATP-binding protein; this encodes MLFDLRPKQRREDIFDREREFKELEKSVETYPLSLLLGIRRVGKSSILRAYLNENPGILIDCRELYAESGHITKEDLIRELQSKGSLLQRIISRFKVSLNLKFLRVEPRDASLRDIFRELNEIGEKTGGLVIAFDEAQYLRFYGSRGGKELLALLAHAYDSLPNLRIILTGSEVGLLHDFLGIGDYNSPLYGRAAGEVYIEPFELEVSREFLKAGFKEAGTDVPEEAIEHAVETLDGIPGWLVLFGVEYLRSGNFERALDRTLETARGLILGELRELERRTPRYVEILRGIALGYNRWSLLRDYLEVKGVRTPEPRLYELLKNLRKMGWIMEKNGTYQLMDPLTKIVLLD
- the ileS gene encoding isoleucine--tRNA ligase — its product is MIKEPEFREYNPGKLEEKVERFWKENNTYEKVKESRSNGPKYYFLDGPPYVSGAIHLGTAWNKIIKDMVIRFRTMQGYDVRRQPGFDMHGLPIEVKVEQALGLKVKKDIETEIGVDEFIRKCKEFALNNLKIMTEQFKMLGVWMDWDNPYMTIKNEYIESGWFTLKKAWEKGLLEKDKRVLHWCPRCETALAEHEVRGEYKIREDPSIYVKFPIEGKENEYLLIWTTTPWTLPANLAVTVHPEYDYAKVRVETDSGEEYWIIAKALVERVLSEAGVRGEIVEEFKGEELEGLRYVHVLMDEYPTQKEFREKYEWAHRVILGEHVTLGDGTGLVHTAPGHGEEDYEVGRQYGLPVYSPVDDEGRYTEGYWKGTYVKDADKEIIEHLRAKDYLVKAGTIEHKYPHCWRCKTPLIFRATDQWFLKVSKVKDKIIKENDEKVTWYPDWVKVRYDNGVMNSGDWVISRQRYWGIPLPIWQAEDGEIYVVGSFKELVELSVAIEVNGERIELPESYEEKLKAIEEKLGPEDLHRPYVDAFIIKVNGKEMRRVKDVVDVWFDSGIASWASLDYPRNKELFEKLWPADFIVEGEDQVTKWFYSQQAASVIAFDTVPYRKVAMHGYVLDEKGDKMSKSLGNIIRPEEVVQKEGRDPFRFYMLWATNPWENLRFSWKGLAQVKRMLNILWNVYVLSATYMSLDSFDPTKLNPEEIPFREEDRWILSRVNGLIGDVTEGVETFRLTRATRAIYHFVVEDLSRWYVRLIRKRMWVEGNDPDKLAAYYTVWKVFDVLLRLMAPFTPYIAEEIYQNMLRPFVGVESVHMLDWPEAEEGARDEELEREMEYVRRIVEAGSSARQRAKIKLRYPVRRIIIETEDETVAKAVERLNRLLKDQLNAKEVVVGRVERELIIKPNFAKVGPEFKGDAKLVIAWINENGRELYEAGEMDVEIEGKTFHLTREHLSIEEKLPDFFVAEDFEGGRVFVDKTLTRELLAEGLAREFVRRIQEMRKRLDLDVNDRIVVTIETTDENRELLQENLDYIMKEARATEVVFGEAKGYVVEWPEVQAKIGIERV